Genomic window (Arachis hypogaea cultivar Tifrunner chromosome 13, arahy.Tifrunner.gnm2.J5K5, whole genome shotgun sequence):
aaaaaaaaactAGGATATTGAAGGAGGGAACCAAAGGAAGACAATGAACGTAATTAGGTAAATATGAATTTAGCCATTGTTGCATAGTTTAGTTTGAGTATTCGGAATATTGGAGTTGAATGGTGTATAATTGGGTTCATGACCATACGATCCCCAAAATATCGTTTGCAAATGAGCGGAGACTCAAGTTCATATCGTTTTAAACAACGAAGGATGAGTTCCCAAATCCCAATTAGAGCATTAACGCTCAAATTTAAAACGAAGTTTTGATCCTGACACAGCAAGCATCTTTGATTGTTCAATACATAAAATAGCCTTAACAATGTCTTTAGAAATACCAAGAAAACAAATAGAAATCATGTAGTTTGCGTTATGAAAATCAAGGGTAAAAAGTAACCTGACATACAGAAAATAGTCAAAACAAGTGGTGCCATGGACGTTCTCAGCATTAGAGAGTAGCTCAGATTTGAATAATAaagataattaatatattttaactcAACTAATACAAAATAGTTGTCCAACAAAATTTCTGAGAACTCAACTTATCGAACTTGTAGCCACCTCTAGCAAACAAAATTTAGTAAACCTCCTAACCATTACACCGATTACGATATTACAATGCAATAAAAGCAAAAATTAGTACATATTAGAAACTTCATGATCAACGACCACCCTTCTTTCCACCTTTTTTCCTCTGCTGTGAACCAGTTTTAGGTGACTGGAACTTCCCTGCGCTGTTCGGATTTCCACCTTTCTTCACGGGGTGAGGGGTTAGTGCATGTGCAATTTTCTTGCCACCTACAACACAAAGTACATTAAATATGATGGTGCACTTGGAATGCTATCAAGTGAGCATGCATGACATGTTGCAATATCGACTATTTTCCTCAACAACACTACGAAGTTATGCAATATTGAATTGTAAAGATAGCTAATAGTCTCACCAAACTTTTCAGGAGttacattcttagctttcttAGCAGCAGGAACTGGAGTTTTTGTTGCAGACACATTTGGTCTCTTCTTGCCCTGGTCGACCTTCAAGACATAAAGCAATGCATTTAGTTTTtaatatcaaataataataatacacaagaCAATATACGAGGAAACAGGACCACACAGTAATGTTACCTTCTTCACAGGTGTCTTTTCATCTTCATCACTCCCGTCCTCATCACTATCAGCATCCATCTACAATTATCAATAAAGGTTTCCACAAAATTAATACTTGAAAAGAAGCGCAGtgcttttatttttccattaagtttcaaataaaattaaaaagtaattgCAACAGAGAGTAGATAACAAACTCATTGTGTTACCTCACTTCCagattcatcctcatcatcagactcatcgtcatcatcatcatcagagtccTCGTCCTCTTCATCTTTCTTTGGAACAACAACATTGACTTTCTTTGCTGGGGCACCACTCACATCCTTTTTTGGTTCATCAATCTTTACCTTTTCAGACTTGGTTTCAACTTTTCCTGAATGAAGATTAATAATTAGTTACTCACATTATAGAATGCACAAGTAAATAGTACGTTTTGGATTTAGCAGAACTATCAACCATTATCTTTGAGATTCAATGCAGCCTCTACCTCATCACTCTCTGTACAAATCAAACAACGCAACAATGTTTGAGCAAGTGAATCATAAATCAATAACAATTCATCAAATTTACGAGATAGGTCTGTGCCATACCTGAATAGTCATCAGAACCAAAATTACCAGGTGCGTTCTCATCAGTGCCACAGGGAACACATCAAAAGTCAAGGAAAAAACATTCACAAGTAACAACACACATAATTGAAACTTGCACTTTTCATATTCAAAATTTTCTAATGACAGGGGACCAAGACTAATTCAAAATCAACGAATAAATTAACATATACTAGTGGTGTAAAGGATATCGATTAGCCCTATATCCACAGAAATAGACACTGGCACTCTGGCAAGTGTGGGAAAGCTTAGCCTCTTGGTCGAGAACCAAATCCAAGGGTATTTGGGGGATTTCCTCCCTGTTCAAAGTTCCCAAAACAAGCTTCTGCACTCCAACTTTGAGGTAGACAACCACAGGTTCCTTAGATTTCTCATTCTTTGAGGCCTCTCCCAGCGCAACCTTAGAGGGGAAACACTTAGAAGATTTATTCCAAAAAACACGAGAAAACAATAAGCATGAAAAGAAGCGAACCTGAGAGATGTGGATGTAGACATTAGCTACTTCCAACTCATCTATTTTAACGCAATCCCCTGGCTTAACCTCAAcacctattttattttattcaaattagaacAAAGATTACAGTGCCATAAACATAAAATGTTTCAACTATGAGAGTTTATAAATGAATTTTGGTTGGCTTTGAAGTAAAATCATAGCACAAAACATTGAAGGAGAGTTTTGGCTACAATGAGTATTACATCACAACAGGACTGCAATGCAGTGGTTATCATGTCAGTGTCGCCTACACATTCGAAAGAAAAATCTGCTCCGCCATCAGTAATGCGCTTAATAACTTGAAAATTTTCAACACATAAACGATTGTTACAAATAAACTTGTTTCACAAACATGTAAGTCTTAACCTAACCGCAGCTATTTGATATGATATATGACCATATATATATTATCTGAAAGGTCAAATTGGATATTTTCAGATGAGATAAACAACAACCTGAGCAATAGGTTCTTGGTAGGAACTCGGGTCAACAACTACTGTAAATCCAAAAGCTTTTGCTGCGGCAACAACAAACACAATAACAAATAATGAACCAAGAATTGTTCTAGGTGAAAAAACAATATTCAGATCGATTTCAGGACTGATTTTGGCACCTTTTTTCACACTTCTATGGATTCTTATCCACGCCAATTATTCGAGATACTCCCCTTAGTCTTGCACCTTATGCAACCTAAttaaatgagaattcataaattatCTTATAATTTGGAAATGATAATTAGTAATCAATTGAGAACTAAAAAGTTAAGACAGACAGAGTTGTTCCCTGCACTTACAGAAAGGCCAGCAGTTCCGAGACCAAATATCACCCCAGTTGATCCTTTTGTCACATTAGCAACATTCCATGCTGCGCCTAGACCTTCCATGAGTGACATAATCAATCAGAAACCAAGAATTTATCAATGGAATTAAGAGTTATGAATTTATGATACTCTACTCTGAGAGATTGCATTATTGGGACTCTTTCCTTGGCCATAACTTAACTCATTCACCAAATCATCAACATCATCCACATCTTCATCTCCATCTACTTGAGGACTCCCTGAAATCCAAAGATGATTCTTTCAGTTCAATTCAAAGTTAAGACAAAGGTTCTTCAGAGTCCAAAACAGTAAAAAAGAAAACACATACGCACAAAGTAAACTACCTTTGTCCCTTTTGTATCTAGTCTTGCACTGGAGGCAACACTGGTATATCCTTTTGCTCGTATTCATAACAAGGACAACAAACTGGAAATGCACACACATTGCAAGCAACAAAGACATCGCCGATGTCTGTTAATCCAACAGTTTCACCACAAATTTGACAGATTGATCCATTCAAATTCTTCAGGGGTTTAGGCTACAGAATAAAAGGCATTTCACAAGTTGAATTACATCAGTAGAATTTAAACCAGATTAGCTTCATCAAACTCTTATAAACTGATAAACAAAACTAGTCATTTACCATCCAAAGGAAATGCTCAAGCAGGGCTAGTTCGAATCTTAGAATGGAAATTAGTTTGACTTCATTACAATCTTTGTGAtgtataataagaaaaaaagttaagttcaattcattaacaattagcAATAATATCACTATATAAGTACATAGATCTATAAGAAAAATATCCAATCTCATTCACATTCACATCAATCGCAAAACTCCAAGAAAAGAAACATATCAATAGCATTATGTGACTTTTCTAAAGTCAAAACCAATCCAAAACATATTAAGATACATACATGTGAATCTAAATACACATATGAGCTGAGTAAGTACCTTTTTTCTCTGATCAGGCAGCATCTTCAAAGTTGA
Coding sequences:
- the LOC112732735 gene encoding histone deacetylase HDT1-like, which encodes CGTDENAPGNFGSDDYSESDEVEAALNLKDNGKVETKSEKVKIDEPKKDVSGAPAKKVNVVVPKKDEEDEDSDDDDDDESDDEDESGSEMDADSDEDGSDEDEKTPVKKVDQGKKRPNVSATKTPVPAAKKAKNVTPEKFGGKKIAHALTPHPVKKGGNPNSAGKFQSPKTGSQQRKKGGKKGGR